Proteins encoded within one genomic window of Mesobacillus subterraneus:
- a CDS encoding alpha/beta hydrolase — translation MPLKSEVKALLQAFANNPVPPLEKLPLEEARKGYEQSSKLMSKAEKLAITEDQKIRGFNEEIDIRIYTPEEIGESQLPAIVYYHGGGWVIGNIETHDALCHTMSNEAKCIVISVDYSLAPESKFPVAVEDAYLAAKWVFENAAELNIDETFIAVAGDSAGGNLAAVVSYLEVESQTPSIAYQMLFYPSTGFEYTPSYEKYGEGYYLTKSTMNWFREQYLNSPEDTQNPLAAPMLIPDDITAQLPPTCIMTAELDPLSDGGEHFAMKLKNAGVDTEYVCVPGMLHGFLGMTEFLPDGKKAIKDAAEAFKNRSSLKPVE, via the coding sequence ATGCCATTGAAATCAGAAGTGAAAGCGCTGCTTCAAGCATTTGCCAATAACCCAGTTCCGCCACTGGAAAAGCTTCCATTAGAGGAAGCCAGAAAGGGATATGAACAATCTTCAAAATTAATGAGCAAAGCCGAAAAACTCGCAATAACGGAAGACCAGAAAATAAGAGGCTTTAACGAAGAAATCGATATCAGGATTTATACACCTGAAGAAATTGGAGAGTCACAGCTGCCAGCCATTGTTTATTACCATGGAGGCGGGTGGGTGATTGGAAATATCGAAACACATGACGCCCTTTGCCACACAATGTCTAACGAGGCTAAATGTATAGTAATTTCAGTGGATTATAGTCTCGCACCAGAAAGCAAGTTCCCGGTTGCAGTAGAAGATGCCTATCTAGCTGCTAAATGGGTGTTTGAAAACGCTGCTGAGCTGAATATCGATGAAACCTTTATCGCAGTGGCAGGCGATAGCGCAGGAGGGAATCTTGCGGCTGTTGTCAGTTATCTTGAAGTCGAGAGTCAGACACCATCGATTGCTTACCAAATGCTGTTTTACCCGTCTACAGGTTTTGAATATACTCCATCCTACGAAAAATACGGCGAAGGCTACTATTTAACGAAGTCTACTATGAACTGGTTCCGTGAACAATACCTGAACTCACCTGAAGATACCCAAAATCCTCTGGCCGCACCGATGCTGATTCCTGATGATATCACTGCCCAGCTTCCTCCAACATGTATCATGACCGCAGAACTTGATCCTTTAAGCGATGGCGGCGAGCATTTTGCCATGAAACTGAAAAATGCTGGAGTGGATACGGAATATGTATGCGTCCCTGGAATGCTCCACGGTTTCCTCGGAATGACCGAATTTCTTCCGGACGGGAAGAAAGCAATAAAGGACGCTGCAGAAGCTTTCAAGAACAGAAGTTCTCTTAAACCTGTTGAGTAA
- a CDS encoding 2-phosphosulfolactate phosphatase, with protein MMKVHLLLKKEDIDKRKMADNKIAVVFDVLLATSTIASALEFGAKEVIPVLDGKAAEQEAALREKDSFILVGEYQGKTIDGFLSPNPLELKEKIKGKSVILSTTNGTVALKNSAEANAVYAASLMNCEAVANHILKDYQEETIVVVCSGSSNEFNVEDFQGAGCFIDCLIKQYGDELLLTDSAYAAHSFYHAHNQNSDDILKASRVSRMLNKHGFEKEIEFVSQQNIFYKVPMLLDKKRIIAV; from the coding sequence ATGATGAAAGTTCACCTTTTGCTAAAAAAGGAGGACATCGATAAACGTAAAATGGCTGACAACAAAATCGCTGTTGTTTTCGATGTTCTGCTGGCCACATCCACGATCGCGTCAGCACTGGAGTTTGGTGCCAAAGAAGTGATTCCGGTCCTGGATGGGAAGGCAGCCGAACAAGAAGCTGCTTTAAGGGAAAAAGACAGTTTCATACTCGTCGGAGAGTATCAGGGAAAAACAATTGATGGCTTTCTCTCACCCAATCCGCTGGAGCTTAAAGAAAAAATTAAGGGGAAGTCCGTCATCCTGTCTACCACTAACGGAACTGTCGCACTTAAAAATTCTGCCGAAGCGAATGCGGTTTATGCAGCGTCCCTGATGAACTGCGAGGCAGTTGCCAATCATATTTTAAAAGATTATCAAGAAGAGACGATCGTGGTCGTCTGCTCGGGGTCCTCAAATGAGTTTAATGTAGAAGATTTCCAAGGAGCTGGATGCTTTATTGACTGCCTTATCAAGCAATATGGCGATGAGCTTTTGCTAACCGATTCAGCTTATGCTGCACATAGTTTCTACCATGCACACAATCAAAATAGTGATGATATTTTAAAAGCTTCCCGAGTCAGCCGAATGCTCAACAAACATGGATTTGAAAAGGAAATTGAATTTGTTTCCCAACAAAATATATTTTATAAGGTTCCTATGCTTTTAGATAAAAAAAGAATCATTGCCGTATAA
- a CDS encoding phosphotransferase family protein, with protein sequence MAADTIPIRQGEELATSAIENYLREHLSNLPEEHLSIEQFSFGKSNLTYQLKMGDWEAVLRRPPLGPVAPKAHDMEREYKILKEISPHFRAAPKPYLFADESVIGSPFFVMERKRGIVLDTEFPAGITPSREICRSLSETMVNHLVELHSIDYTKTKLTEMTKPDGFMGRQVLGWIRRYERAETDIVQGVEQLKQWMLKNVSESESPSIIHYDYKLNNAMFNEEMTEMVGLFDWEMTTVGDPLADLGVAMSYWIEPDDSDLLKKGMGKPPVTVKSGFMTRDEFMEDYARKSGRDLANMNFYQTFAYFKLAVICQQIYYRWKKGQTKDPRFAQLDAFVSSLIQYALYTAEKNDRKG encoded by the coding sequence ATGGCGGCTGATACGATTCCAATCAGACAAGGGGAAGAACTTGCTACTAGTGCGATCGAAAACTACTTACGGGAGCACTTATCGAACCTTCCTGAAGAACACTTGTCGATCGAGCAATTCAGCTTTGGAAAATCTAATCTAACCTATCAGCTGAAGATGGGTGACTGGGAGGCGGTCTTAAGGCGTCCCCCGCTCGGTCCTGTTGCGCCAAAAGCGCATGATATGGAAAGGGAATATAAAATCCTCAAAGAGATCAGCCCTCATTTCAGGGCTGCTCCAAAACCATATTTGTTTGCAGATGAAAGTGTCATAGGCAGTCCGTTTTTTGTAATGGAAAGAAAGCGTGGCATTGTCCTTGACACTGAATTCCCTGCAGGCATTACGCCAAGCAGAGAGATTTGCAGGTCATTGTCAGAAACGATGGTCAACCATCTTGTTGAGTTGCACAGCATTGACTATACAAAAACAAAGCTTACAGAAATGACAAAACCCGATGGCTTCATGGGAAGGCAGGTCTTAGGCTGGATTCGCCGGTATGAGCGGGCTGAAACGGATATCGTTCAAGGCGTTGAGCAATTAAAGCAATGGATGCTGAAGAATGTGTCTGAATCTGAATCGCCATCAATCATCCATTATGATTACAAACTGAACAATGCCATGTTCAATGAGGAAATGACAGAAATGGTCGGGCTATTCGACTGGGAGATGACTACTGTAGGTGATCCTCTTGCCGACTTGGGTGTAGCGATGAGCTATTGGATTGAACCAGACGACTCCGATCTTTTGAAAAAAGGAATGGGGAAGCCGCCGGTCACGGTAAAATCGGGTTTTATGACTCGTGATGAATTTATGGAGGATTACGCGAGGAAAAGCGGCAGGGATTTGGCTAACATGAACTTTTATCAAACCTTTGCTTATTTCAAGCTTGCTGTCATTTGCCAGCAAATCTATTACAGATGGAAAAAGGGACAGACAAAGGATCCACGGTTTGCGCAGCTTGATGCGTTTGTCAGCAGCCTGATCCAATATGCGCTTTACACAGCAGAAAAAAATGACAGAAAGGGCTGA
- a CDS encoding SDR family oxidoreductase, with the protein MHVSELFSLKGKVAIVTGGGRGLGEQIAIGFAEAGANVVVCSRRVEACEEVSEKLKEIGVESLALKCDITSPEDVKNVVEQTVERFGRIDILVNNSGASWGAPAEEMPLEAWQKVLNVNVTGTFLMSQTAGKVMLEQGSGKIINIASVAGLKGSNPKVMDAIGYNASKGAVITFTKDLAVKWGPRGIYVNAIAPGFFPTKMSKGLLEKGGDAILKGTPLRKFGSDSDLKGVAVFLAASASDYITGDVVIVDGGTHVL; encoded by the coding sequence ATGCATGTATCAGAACTATTTTCACTTAAAGGAAAAGTTGCCATTGTCACAGGCGGTGGCCGAGGCCTTGGAGAACAAATCGCTATTGGTTTTGCAGAAGCAGGGGCCAATGTGGTCGTTTGTTCACGACGAGTCGAAGCCTGTGAGGAAGTCAGCGAGAAGCTGAAGGAAATCGGTGTGGAATCGCTGGCGCTGAAATGTGACATCACCAGCCCAGAAGATGTAAAAAACGTAGTAGAACAAACCGTTGAGAGATTCGGCCGGATCGATATCCTTGTCAATAACAGCGGTGCTTCCTGGGGAGCGCCTGCTGAAGAAATGCCGCTTGAAGCATGGCAAAAAGTCTTGAATGTCAATGTGACTGGTACATTCTTGATGTCACAGACAGCCGGCAAAGTCATGCTTGAGCAAGGGTCAGGCAAAATCATCAATATCGCTTCCGTCGCTGGGCTGAAGGGTTCCAACCCAAAGGTGATGGATGCAATCGGATATAACGCCAGCAAGGGTGCTGTCATTACTTTTACAAAAGACTTAGCAGTAAAATGGGGACCTCGCGGCATTTATGTTAATGCAATCGCACCTGGATTCTTTCCTACAAAGATGTCAAAAGGGCTGCTTGAAAAAGGCGGCGATGCAATTCTTAAGGGAACTCCGCTGCGTAAATTTGGATCTGACAGCGACCTTAAAGGTGTAGCAGTATTCCTCGCAGCATCTGCGTCAGATTACATTACAGGTGATGTGGTCATTGTCGATGGCGGTACACATGTGCTTTAG